The following coding sequences are from one Lujinxingia vulgaris window:
- a CDS encoding beta-ketoacyl synthase N-terminal-like domain-containing protein, with amino-acid sequence MVASRDEQKTLVEMLRWRAANEGDATAYIFLEDGEREGARLTFGELDRRARAIAACLQETTEPGERALILYPPSLDYIASFFGCLYAGVIAVPAYPPDPTRLQRTLPRLQAIVDDARATVALTNAMIAEMADFLAMQSPGLGKLSWIASDVIEVDEAALNAWKAPQVDGESLAFLQYTSGSTGNPKGVMLDHKTLLKNEALIELGYRAKPDDVIVSWLPLYHDMGLIGGVLLPVFNGCSSVLMSPLDFLKKPQRWLEAFSTYKGTLSAAPNFAFDLCVRRVPEDVRDRLDLSSWEVACNGAEPVRMATQARFAEYFAPAGFRPGAFSPSYGLAEVGLLVSTPERMVEPVELEVEGVMWPSCGKPVGDFEARIVNPDTLQVCADGDVGEIWLAGGSVARGYWERPEVNREIFGARLQGSDQTYLRTGDLGALVGEELVVTGRLKDLIVIRGTNHYPQDLEATVEGADAALRPGCGAAFAWTVEGEERLVVVHEVDKDAADRAPELIEAVRAALVATHEINPFDVVLITARSIEKTSSGKIQRRATRNAYEAGELEVVVSARTLAEQVAGESAEVDSEAEVSEREDAAGAPAVQSSGAVSEAPEVRAVGEVARWLRRRVAEEAGVSEVAVSLRSPFANYGLGSAEAVGLVGELEEAFGVSLAATTLYDFPTIAQLARHVEMLRADATSARSATPANISTSSPARRAAASLQEGAVAIVGMACRFPGAEGVEAFWRLLSEGRSGITEVPAWRWKKEDYLEPTAVGFDVMVTPRAGFVDGVEAFDASFFGISPREARAMDPQQRLVMEVAWHALEDAGFNAETLAGSRTGVFVGQSGSDFARLYQGAAVRAGTGLSASITANRLSYAWDLRGPSQTVDTACSSSLVALDQAVLNLRAGRCDQAVVGGVNAIFDPQVSVAFSQAGMLSPDGLCKTFDAGANGYVRGEGCGVVVLKRLEDALEAGDAIWAVVRGVAVNQDGQTNGLTAPNGHAQQAVIRAAWDDAGVEPSHASYVEAHGTGTELGDAIEARSLQKVFGEGRLPDAAKVALGSVKTNVGHLEAAAGVAGLMKSALMLSQKSIAPHLNFERANPACELEGSALEVVTEARQWEVAEGQTRLSGLSGFGFGGTNVHVVLEEAPAAAARADVAQPGLSAYERRRFWPHADQMLDRLADLKREE; translated from the coding sequence ATGGTGGCGAGTCGAGACGAACAGAAGACGCTGGTCGAGATGTTGCGCTGGCGCGCGGCGAACGAAGGCGACGCCACGGCGTATATCTTTCTGGAAGATGGGGAGCGGGAGGGCGCGCGGCTGACCTTTGGTGAGCTGGACCGCCGTGCCCGTGCGATCGCCGCGTGTCTTCAAGAGACGACGGAGCCTGGCGAGCGCGCGTTGATCCTCTATCCGCCCTCGCTCGATTATATCGCCTCGTTTTTTGGCTGCCTCTATGCCGGGGTGATCGCGGTGCCGGCCTATCCGCCGGATCCGACGCGTCTGCAGCGCACGTTGCCGCGGCTGCAGGCGATCGTCGATGACGCGCGCGCCACGGTGGCGCTCACCAACGCGATGATCGCAGAGATGGCCGACTTCCTGGCGATGCAGTCGCCGGGGCTGGGCAAGCTGAGCTGGATCGCCAGCGACGTGATCGAGGTCGATGAGGCGGCGCTCAACGCCTGGAAGGCGCCGCAGGTCGATGGCGAATCGCTGGCGTTCTTGCAGTACACCTCCGGCTCTACCGGGAACCCCAAGGGGGTGATGCTCGACCACAAGACGCTGCTCAAGAATGAAGCGCTGATTGAGCTCGGCTACCGCGCTAAGCCCGACGATGTGATTGTCAGCTGGCTGCCGCTCTACCACGATATGGGGCTGATTGGCGGGGTGCTGCTGCCGGTGTTCAACGGCTGCTCCAGCGTGCTGATGTCGCCGCTGGACTTTTTGAAGAAGCCGCAGCGCTGGCTGGAGGCGTTTTCGACCTATAAGGGGACGCTCTCGGCGGCGCCGAACTTCGCGTTTGACCTCTGCGTGCGTCGCGTGCCCGAGGATGTGCGCGACCGGCTGGATCTGTCGAGCTGGGAGGTTGCGTGCAACGGCGCGGAGCCTGTGCGGATGGCCACCCAGGCGCGCTTTGCCGAATACTTTGCGCCTGCGGGCTTTCGTCCCGGGGCGTTTTCGCCCTCGTACGGGCTGGCCGAGGTGGGGCTTCTGGTCTCGACGCCGGAGCGGATGGTCGAGCCGGTGGAGCTTGAGGTTGAGGGGGTGATGTGGCCGAGCTGCGGCAAGCCCGTGGGTGACTTTGAGGCGCGCATCGTCAACCCCGACACTCTGCAGGTCTGCGCTGACGGCGACGTTGGCGAGATCTGGCTTGCCGGCGGCAGCGTGGCGCGAGGGTATTGGGAGCGCCCGGAGGTGAACCGGGAGATCTTCGGCGCGCGTCTTCAGGGAAGCGATCAGACCTACCTGCGCACCGGAGACCTGGGGGCGTTGGTGGGCGAAGAGCTCGTGGTGACGGGACGTCTGAAAGATCTGATCGTGATCCGCGGCACCAACCATTACCCGCAGGATCTGGAGGCGACGGTCGAGGGCGCCGACGCGGCGCTTCGGCCCGGCTGTGGGGCGGCGTTTGCGTGGACGGTTGAGGGTGAAGAGCGCCTGGTGGTGGTGCACGAGGTCGATAAAGACGCCGCCGATCGCGCACCGGAGCTCATTGAGGCGGTGCGTGCGGCGCTTGTGGCCACCCACGAGATCAACCCCTTTGATGTGGTGCTGATCACGGCGCGCAGCATTGAGAAGACCTCCAGCGGTAAGATCCAGCGCCGGGCTACGCGCAACGCCTATGAGGCCGGGGAGCTGGAGGTGGTGGTCTCGGCGCGGACGTTGGCCGAACAGGTGGCTGGTGAGTCGGCCGAGGTTGACAGTGAGGCCGAGGTTTCCGAGCGCGAAGATGCGGCCGGAGCGCCGGCGGTGCAGAGCAGCGGGGCGGTGAGCGAAGCGCCGGAGGTTCGCGCCGTAGGCGAAGTCGCGCGCTGGCTGCGCCGGCGAGTGGCCGAGGAGGCCGGCGTCTCGGAGGTGGCTGTGAGCCTGCGCTCGCCATTTGCCAACTACGGGCTGGGCTCGGCCGAAGCGGTGGGGCTTGTGGGTGAGCTCGAAGAGGCGTTCGGGGTGAGCCTTGCGGCCACGACGCTTTATGACTTTCCGACGATCGCCCAGCTCGCGCGTCATGTGGAGATGTTGCGCGCGGACGCAACCTCGGCGCGAAGCGCGACTCCGGCGAACATTTCGACCTCCTCGCCGGCACGCCGCGCCGCTGCTTCGCTGCAGGAGGGCGCGGTGGCCATCGTGGGCATGGCGTGTCGCTTCCCGGGCGCCGAGGGCGTTGAGGCGTTCTGGCGACTTCTGAGTGAGGGCCGGAGCGGCATCACCGAAGTTCCCGCCTGGCGCTGGAAGAAAGAAGACTATCTGGAACCTACCGCCGTGGGCTTTGATGTGATGGTCACCCCGCGCGCCGGCTTTGTCGACGGCGTGGAGGCCTTTGATGCCTCCTTCTTCGGGATTTCGCCGCGCGAGGCCCGCGCGATGGACCCGCAGCAGCGCCTGGTGATGGAGGTGGCCTGGCACGCGCTCGAAGACGCTGGATTTAACGCCGAGACGCTGGCGGGAAGTCGCACCGGGGTCTTTGTCGGGCAGAGCGGCAGCGATTTTGCGCGCCTCTATCAGGGTGCGGCGGTGCGGGCGGGCACCGGGCTTTCGGCCAGTATTACGGCCAACCGCTTGTCGTACGCGTGGGATTTGCGGGGGCCGAGCCAGACGGTGGATACGGCGTGTTCGTCGAGCCTTGTGGCGCTGGATCAGGCGGTGCTCAACCTGCGCGCCGGCCGCTGCGACCAGGCGGTGGTGGGAGGTGTGAACGCCATCTTTGATCCGCAGGTCTCGGTGGCCTTCTCCCAGGCCGGGATGCTCTCGCCAGACGGGCTCTGCAAGACCTTTGATGCCGGCGCCAACGGCTATGTGCGCGGCGAAGGTTGCGGCGTGGTGGTGCTCAAGCGTCTGGAAGATGCGCTGGAGGCCGGCGACGCGATCTGGGCGGTGGTGCGCGGCGTTGCGGTCAATCAGGACGGCCAGACCAACGGGCTGACCGCACCCAACGGCCACGCCCAGCAGGCGGTGATTCGGGCGGCCTGGGACGATGCCGGCGTCGAACCGTCGCACGCGAGTTATGTGGAAGCGCACGGCACCGGCACTGAGCTTGGCGATGCGATTGAGGCGCGCAGTCTGCAGAAGGTGTTTGGCGAAGGGCGTTTGCCGGATGCGGCAAAAGTCGCGCTGGGCTCGGTCAAGACCAACGTCGGGCACCTGGAGGCCGCCGCCGGTGTGGCCGGGCTTATGAAGAGCGCGCTGATGCTCTCGCAGAAGTCGATCGCGCCGCACCTGAACTTTGAGCGCGCCAACCCGGCCTGTGAGCTGGAGGGGAGCGCGCTGGAGGTTGTGACAGAGGCTCGGCAGTGGGAGGTGGCCGAGGGGCAGACGCGTCTTTCGGGTTTGAGCGGCTTTGGTTTTGGCGGCACCAACGTGCACGTGGTGCTCGAAGAGGCGCCGGCAGCTGCCGCGCGCGCCGACGTTGCGCAGCCGGGGCTGAGCGCGTATGAGCGCCGTCGTTTCTGGCCTCATGCCGACCAGATGCTGGATCGGCTGGCTGACTTAAAGCGTGAGGAGTGA
- a CDS encoding TrmH family RNA methyltransferase, with protein sequence MFAYSDPIEVGRLLGMEEELTMSAAEVVALLEEHISERRRDRIEEVVASRCKSIVPVLDGIFDTGNIAAVLRTAEGLGAMSAHMIDTQPVKKVSARVTQGADKWVDMTTWTEPAACVSALQGQGYQVVATHLEAAVPLETIDFTRPTAIVLGNERDGVCEEVAEAADYRCIIPMRGFVQSFNISVAGALSMYEAVRQRQEKLGKVGDLNEEEQHILKAVYYVRAVNQGDRLVKRLLAAGA encoded by the coding sequence GTGTTTGCGTATTCGGATCCGATCGAGGTGGGGCGTTTGTTGGGGATGGAGGAGGAGCTCACCATGAGCGCCGCCGAGGTGGTGGCGCTACTGGAGGAGCATATCTCGGAGCGTCGCCGTGATCGCATCGAGGAGGTGGTGGCCTCGCGTTGCAAGTCGATCGTGCCGGTGCTCGACGGGATCTTCGATACGGGCAACATCGCCGCAGTGCTGCGCACGGCCGAGGGGCTGGGGGCGATGAGCGCGCATATGATCGATACGCAGCCGGTCAAAAAGGTCTCCGCACGGGTGACCCAGGGGGCCGATAAGTGGGTGGATATGACGACCTGGACCGAGCCGGCGGCGTGTGTGAGCGCGTTGCAGGGGCAGGGCTACCAGGTGGTGGCCACCCACCTGGAGGCGGCGGTGCCTCTGGAGACGATCGACTTTACGCGGCCGACGGCGATTGTTCTTGGAAACGAGCGTGACGGGGTCTGCGAGGAGGTCGCCGAGGCCGCCGACTACCGCTGCATCATCCCGATGCGCGGCTTTGTGCAGAGCTTCAACATCTCGGTGGCCGGGGCGCTGTCGATGTATGAGGCGGTGCGTCAGCGTCAGGAGAAGTTGGGCAAGGTCGGGGACTTAAATGAGGAGGAGCAACACATCCTCAAGGCCGTCTATTACGTGCGGGCGGTCAACCAGGGCGATCGCCTGGTGAAGCGTCTGCTGGCCGCCGGCGCCTGA
- the rplU gene encoding 50S ribosomal protein L21 has protein sequence MHAVIRTGGKQYRVKPGDEFNIEKIADAEKGGTITFDEVLAVGEGDDITIGAPLVEGASVVASVVVGEGRARKVIIFKKRRRKGYRVKRGHRQPFTRIKIKEVNAG, from the coding sequence ATGCACGCTGTGATCCGTACGGGCGGTAAGCAGTACCGCGTTAAGCCGGGCGACGAGTTCAACATCGAAAAGATCGCTGACGCCGAAAAGGGCGGAACGATCACCTTTGACGAAGTTCTGGCCGTGGGCGAAGGCGACGATATCACCATCGGCGCCCCCTTGGTTGAAGGCGCCTCGGTGGTGGCTTCGGTGGTCGTCGGCGAAGGCCGCGCCCGCAAAGTCATCATCTTCAAGAAGCGTCGTCGTAAGGGCTACCGCGTCAAGCGCGGGCATCGTCAGCCTTTCACTCGCATCAAGATCAAAGAAGTTAACGCCGGCTGA
- the rpmA gene encoding 50S ribosomal protein L27, with the protein MAHKKGQGSSRNGRDSNAQRRGVKKFGGEQVIAGNIIVRQLGTKFHPGRNVALGRDYTLFATADGVVKFETRAGKRKFVSVYPIDEAAAE; encoded by the coding sequence ATGGCTCATAAAAAAGGTCAAGGTAGTTCGCGTAACGGTCGCGACTCCAACGCGCAACGACGCGGCGTTAAGAAGTTCGGTGGTGAGCAGGTCATCGCCGGCAACATCATCGTGCGCCAGCTGGGCACGAAGTTCCACCCGGGGCGTAACGTCGCGCTGGGCCGCGATTACACTCTCTTCGCCACCGCCGACGGCGTGGTGAAGTTCGAGACCCGCGCCGGCAAGCGCAAGTTCGTCTCGGTCTACCCGATCGATGAAGCCGCCGCCGAGTAA
- the obgE gene encoding GTPase ObgE — MFVDEAKVEVRAGRGGDGALAFRREKFVPRGGPAGGDGGRGGSVIVRATHNANTLADYRHRRTVRAEDGRPGGGDNKTGRNGEDAFIEVPVGTLIHDAKTGELLADLMQDGEEFVVAKGGDGGQGNARFATSTNRAPRRHTPGFAGEERLLRLELKLIADIGLVGFPSVGKSTIISVISSARPKIADYPFTTIVPNLCVVKWKNLREFVVADIPGLIEGAHSGQGLGIQFLRHVERTNLLVHVLEVTPQLEEQPDGRDPIGDYEVIVGELKKFNPELLERPQMVVLNKIDLPYVAEREEELRAHFEDKLGLPFIAISAAAAINLDELKDRLGEAIAQGGFGEELEHWET; from the coding sequence ATGTTCGTCGATGAAGCAAAGGTCGAAGTCCGCGCCGGACGCGGGGGCGACGGCGCCCTGGCGTTCCGCCGCGAAAAGTTTGTTCCGCGTGGCGGCCCCGCCGGCGGCGACGGCGGCCGCGGGGGCTCGGTGATCGTGCGCGCCACGCATAACGCCAACACCCTGGCCGACTACCGCCACCGCCGCACCGTGCGCGCCGAAGACGGCCGCCCCGGCGGCGGTGATAACAAGACCGGCCGCAATGGCGAGGACGCCTTTATCGAGGTCCCCGTCGGCACCCTTATCCACGACGCCAAAACCGGCGAGCTTTTGGCCGACTTGATGCAGGACGGCGAGGAGTTTGTCGTGGCCAAAGGCGGCGACGGGGGCCAGGGCAACGCCCGCTTTGCCACCAGCACCAACCGCGCCCCGCGCCGCCACACCCCGGGCTTTGCCGGCGAAGAGCGCCTGCTGCGTCTGGAGCTCAAGCTGATCGCCGATATCGGCCTTGTGGGTTTTCCCTCGGTGGGCAAATCCACGATCATCTCGGTGATCTCGTCGGCCCGCCCCAAGATCGCCGACTACCCCTTCACCACCATCGTGCCCAACCTGTGCGTGGTGAAGTGGAAGAACCTGCGCGAGTTTGTCGTCGCCGACATCCCCGGGCTTATCGAAGGCGCGCACAGCGGCCAGGGCCTGGGCATCCAGTTTCTGCGCCACGTCGAGCGCACCAACCTCCTGGTGCACGTCCTTGAGGTGACCCCTCAGCTCGAAGAGCAGCCCGACGGACGCGATCCCATCGGCGACTACGAGGTCATCGTCGGCGAGCTCAAGAAGTTCAACCCGGAGCTTCTGGAGCGCCCGCAGATGGTGGTGCTCAACAAGATCGATCTTCCCTACGTGGCCGAGCGCGAAGAAGAGCTGCGCGCCCATTTTGAAGACAAGCTCGGGCTGCCCTTCATCGCCATCTCGGCCGCAGCCGCCATCAACCTCGACGAGCTCAAAGATCGCCTGGGTGAGGCCATCGCCCAGGGCGGCTTTGGCGAAGAGCTGGAGCACTGGGAAACATGA
- a CDS encoding c-type cytochrome domain-containing protein, whose amino-acid sequence MIATLLRTPVPARTLSLLLIALFSLALSGCLPDPVDDENDADIEEDTGGEPDVEEDTEPDVDPADNFDPQFVEIAEIVRTTCAVATCHGSSPGDTELLFGASESNLSYERIAEVFAEYEATTGDMLIVPGDAEASYLHTVITSDDIDIVMPSPPLPPLTGEQITLITDWINDGANYQ is encoded by the coding sequence ATGATCGCAACGCTTCTTCGCACGCCGGTGCCCGCGCGCACCCTCTCTTTGCTTCTTATCGCCCTCTTCTCGCTGGCCCTCAGCGGGTGTCTGCCCGACCCGGTCGACGACGAGAACGACGCCGACATCGAAGAAGACACCGGCGGCGAGCCCGATGTCGAGGAAGACACCGAGCCGGACGTCGATCCGGCCGACAACTTCGACCCGCAGTTTGTGGAGATCGCCGAGATCGTGCGCACGACCTGCGCCGTGGCCACCTGCCACGGCTCAAGCCCCGGTGACACCGAGCTGCTCTTTGGCGCCAGCGAGTCCAACTTAAGCTACGAGCGCATCGCCGAGGTCTTTGCCGAGTATGAGGCGACCACCGGCGACATGTTGATCGTGCCGGGCGATGCCGAGGCCAGCTACCTGCACACGGTGATCACCAGCGACGACATCGACATCGTCATGCCCTCACCGCCTCTGCCTCCGCTGACCGGTGAGCAGATCACGTTGATCACCGACTGGATCAACGACGGAGCCAACTACCAATGA
- a CDS encoding sialidase family protein, translating to MSVGSSERSERQRLGRGLALLLSVVVLALAGPACTTEQTRVELSEVGVPPGGTVAAVLRVGEGDEAQIVAVGAESLFVRGLDDPGWSTFEGRWPRRLQSAGLELFDGVWAGMERGQYQASDYIASSQGVVWLVAVPAANQPTRLLYSRDQGRSWLRAALPANLDETLRVSRSDTAPRLRLLSPDDGHIYLTDGRGLWRWTQDAEEEFSAQGWQRISLAGVDFEGGESQEELLPATLRHYMPATEDRAYELLTVLRDRLLIFRREAEAEEWMLTSSVAAIDRALATSPDQQELYLLDRARLYRNSSIGELWEPVEVVRHSLEPQGNSAMLLRADEDAVAGYVLLIGGDRGTIWRSEDAGVTWEETRERDPDGRGITHLTAGDREDVVWAGTRGQGVLRSTDGGMSWESVNQGLNGAHTYAVGFDARGQMLVGTDAGLFRRIVSAGEERWQQVHDRATSAVMVNERSDQLISGTLGGSVLVHDLNGQVRSSEAAPLGRADDVIFRPVHLDGVELPPAAIVALAARPGGQQLHAWSHQHGPLLSNDGGESWRRARLGEAFRSALEGSVVSAVVPDRDGRTYMVSRPLNPNRPTQLWRSGDGGETWQSLYSYMENEEESPLRLAQIPWRETTTLVMVHGGRVALSRDQAQSWVTVNGPWAAGEITGLGFDGEEMLLISDLPHASELIRVRRPEEPGAAIVRHPLIWPGNAGLRADRPLDLQVRQRGMALNEAGRVFAGEVPRRRTSLPESMGVLVTVTLVIILTSLSFAFLKTRRYR from the coding sequence ATGAGCGTGGGCAGCAGCGAGCGTAGCGAGCGACAACGCCTCGGCCGGGGGCTCGCGTTGCTGCTGAGTGTGGTGGTGCTGGCCCTGGCGGGGCCGGCGTGCACCACCGAGCAAACTCGCGTGGAGCTCAGTGAGGTTGGCGTGCCGCCGGGGGGAACGGTCGCTGCGGTCTTGCGTGTAGGAGAGGGCGATGAGGCGCAGATCGTCGCGGTCGGCGCCGAATCGCTCTTTGTGCGGGGGCTCGATGACCCCGGCTGGAGCACCTTTGAGGGACGCTGGCCCCGTCGACTTCAAAGCGCGGGACTGGAGCTTTTTGACGGGGTGTGGGCCGGAATGGAGCGGGGGCAGTATCAGGCCAGCGACTACATCGCCTCGTCGCAGGGGGTGGTGTGGTTGGTGGCCGTGCCAGCGGCCAATCAACCCACGCGTCTTCTCTACAGCCGCGATCAGGGGCGAAGCTGGCTCCGGGCGGCGCTGCCGGCCAACCTCGATGAGACCCTGCGGGTGAGTCGCTCCGACACCGCGCCGCGGCTGCGGCTGCTCTCGCCAGACGATGGTCATATTTATCTGACCGACGGGCGAGGCTTGTGGCGCTGGACGCAGGACGCCGAGGAAGAGTTCAGCGCGCAGGGGTGGCAGCGGATCAGCCTTGCCGGTGTGGACTTTGAGGGTGGCGAGTCGCAGGAGGAGCTGCTTCCGGCGACGCTTCGCCATTATATGCCCGCGACTGAGGATCGTGCCTATGAGCTGCTCACGGTGCTGCGCGACCGCCTGCTGATCTTTCGGCGTGAGGCCGAAGCTGAGGAGTGGATGCTCACCAGCAGCGTCGCGGCGATCGACCGGGCGTTGGCGACGAGCCCCGATCAGCAGGAACTCTACCTGCTGGATCGTGCGCGCCTGTACCGAAACAGCAGCATCGGCGAGTTGTGGGAGCCGGTGGAGGTGGTCCGTCACTCGCTGGAGCCGCAGGGTAATAGCGCGATGCTGCTGCGCGCCGACGAAGACGCGGTTGCGGGCTACGTGCTGCTGATCGGCGGCGACCGCGGGACGATCTGGCGAAGCGAAGACGCCGGTGTGACCTGGGAGGAGACCCGCGAGCGTGATCCGGACGGCCGGGGCATCACTCACCTGACCGCCGGCGATCGAGAAGATGTGGTGTGGGCCGGCACCCGGGGGCAGGGGGTGCTGCGCAGCACAGATGGGGGTATGAGCTGGGAGTCGGTCAATCAGGGGCTCAACGGCGCGCACACCTACGCGGTGGGTTTTGATGCCCGCGGTCAGATGCTCGTGGGTACCGACGCCGGTCTGTTTCGCCGGATTGTGAGCGCTGGCGAGGAGCGCTGGCAGCAGGTTCATGACCGTGCGACGAGCGCGGTGATGGTCAACGAACGCAGCGATCAGCTGATCAGCGGCACGCTCGGTGGGAGTGTGCTGGTTCATGATCTCAACGGGCAGGTGCGAAGCTCGGAGGCCGCGCCGCTGGGCCGCGCCGATGATGTGATCTTCCGGCCGGTGCATCTCGACGGGGTAGAGCTGCCGCCGGCGGCCATCGTGGCGCTGGCGGCGCGGCCGGGCGGGCAGCAGCTTCACGCCTGGTCGCACCAGCACGGCCCGCTGCTCTCCAATGACGGGGGTGAGTCCTGGCGGCGCGCGCGCCTTGGTGAGGCATTCAGGAGCGCGCTGGAGGGCTCGGTGGTGAGCGCGGTTGTGCCGGATCGCGACGGGCGTACCTACATGGTCTCGCGACCACTCAACCCTAATCGCCCCACGCAGCTGTGGCGCTCGGGCGATGGTGGGGAGACCTGGCAGTCGCTCTACTCGTATATGGAGAATGAGGAAGAGTCGCCCTTAAGGCTCGCGCAGATTCCCTGGCGGGAGACGACGACCCTGGTGATGGTGCACGGCGGCCGCGTGGCGCTGAGCCGCGATCAGGCGCAGAGCTGGGTGACGGTCAACGGCCCCTGGGCGGCCGGTGAGATCACCGGGCTGGGGTTTGATGGTGAGGAGATGTTGCTCATCAGCGATCTTCCGCACGCCAGCGAGTTGATTCGGGTGCGACGTCCCGAGGAGCCGGGAGCTGCGATTGTGCGACATCCGCTGATCTGGCCGGGGAACGCGGGGTTGCGGGCGGACCGTCCTCTCGATCTTCAGGTGCGCCAGCGCGGCATGGCGCTCAATGAGGCCGGACGCGTGTTTGCCGGTGAGGTTCCCAGGCGCCGCACGAGCCTGCCCGAGAGCATGGGTGTGCTGGTGACGGTGACCCTGGTGATCATCCTGACTTCGTTGAGTTTTGCGTTCTTAAAGACGCGACGTTACCGCTGA
- a CDS encoding OmpA family protein, whose amino-acid sequence MTKRWIGWMLVLGTMGAAAPVGAQEVTELPELKVQRFRPAPGVGDYLSVFGSSVAPHLEWQVGGFFNYADDPVQIAAIDSPERRTLAYQSQLDIMGSVGLWDRAEVGLLLPWTVLQRSEELQPLLPPGASSTDNLTRSALNDWRLTAKYQVLGLDESKVGLAVVGGLSIPVGNDDALAGDGGVGAEALVAADYVVFDGIRLGANLGFRYRPGQRIIRQNVIGNEILWGLAAHAPFLTDRLDILAEVSGAVGVASKAEPLRGIAPGEVPAEIMGALRYRVAEGWTATGGLGAGLSDGIGSPDWRVFFGIGGQWVTGGWWQVDYASPSFRAEIDPCDPRYLDQRGRRLRLEREDCPDLEPEPDLEEQTALLDEPVIERKRPVPPPPAPEPEPPRINPERAMVRQGAIIITEQVNFETGRANIAQESFGILDDVADLMLRIPAIELVRVEGHTDSVGRADRNLALSQDRAAAVKAYLVDRGVAAERLEAVGYGQSRPVADNGTAEGRALNRRVEFNILEMGEE is encoded by the coding sequence ATGACTAAGCGCTGGATTGGCTGGATGTTGGTGTTGGGGACGATGGGCGCTGCGGCGCCGGTCGGGGCGCAGGAGGTGACGGAGCTGCCCGAGTTGAAGGTGCAGCGCTTTCGGCCTGCGCCGGGCGTGGGCGATTACCTGAGCGTGTTTGGCAGCTCGGTGGCACCGCACCTGGAGTGGCAGGTCGGCGGATTCTTTAACTACGCCGACGACCCGGTGCAGATCGCCGCGATCGACTCGCCGGAGCGCCGCACGCTGGCCTACCAGTCCCAGCTCGACATCATGGGGAGTGTGGGGCTGTGGGATCGGGCCGAGGTTGGACTTTTGCTGCCCTGGACGGTGCTCCAGCGTAGCGAAGAGTTGCAGCCGCTCTTGCCGCCCGGTGCGTCGAGCACCGACAACCTGACGCGCAGCGCGCTCAACGACTGGCGGCTCACGGCGAAGTACCAGGTGCTGGGGCTCGATGAGTCGAAGGTGGGGCTTGCGGTGGTCGGTGGGCTCTCGATCCCGGTGGGTAATGACGACGCGCTGGCCGGCGATGGTGGCGTGGGCGCGGAGGCCCTGGTCGCCGCGGATTACGTGGTCTTCGACGGCATTCGCCTGGGCGCGAACCTGGGATTTCGCTATCGGCCGGGGCAGCGCATCATCCGTCAGAATGTGATCGGCAATGAGATTTTGTGGGGGCTTGCGGCGCACGCGCCTTTCTTGACGGACCGGCTCGATATTCTGGCGGAGGTCAGCGGGGCCGTGGGTGTGGCCAGCAAGGCGGAGCCTTTGCGGGGCATCGCCCCGGGTGAAGTTCCCGCCGAGATCATGGGCGCGTTGCGCTACCGGGTCGCCGAGGGTTGGACGGCCACCGGCGGTCTGGGCGCGGGGCTCAGCGATGGGATCGGCTCGCCGGATTGGCGCGTCTTTTTCGGCATTGGCGGGCAGTGGGTGACCGGCGGCTGGTGGCAGGTGGATTATGCCAGCCCCAGCTTCCGCGCCGAGATCGACCCCTGTGATCCGCGCTACCTCGACCAGCGCGGCCGTCGTCTGAGGCTGGAGCGAGAAGACTGCCCGGACCTTGAGCCGGAGCCCGATCTGGAAGAGCAGACCGCGTTACTTGATGAGCCTGTCATCGAGCGGAAGCGTCCGGTGCCCCCGCCGCCTGCTCCCGAGCCGGAGCCGCCGCGCATCAATCCGGAGCGCGCGATGGTGCGTCAGGGCGCGATCATCATCACCGAGCAGGTCAACTTCGAGACGGGTCGCGCCAACATCGCGCAGGAGAGCTTCGGAATCCTCGACGACGTGGCCGACTTGATGCTGCGCATCCCCGCCATTGAGCTTGTGCGGGTGGAGGGGCATACCGACAGCGTGGGCCGCGCCGATCGCAACCTGGCGCTGAGCCAGGATCGCGCCGCCGCGGTGAAGGCGTACCTTGTCGATCGCGGTGTGGCCGCCGAACGTCTGGAGGCGGTGGGCTATGGTCAGTCGCGGCCGGTGGCCGATAACGGCACCGCGGAGGGACGCGCGCTCAACCGGCGCGTGGAGTTCAACATCCTGGAGATGGGAGAGGAATGA